A region of Chitinophagales bacterium DNA encodes the following proteins:
- a CDS encoding PorP/SprF family type IX secretion system membrane protein, producing MQLATRAVSAQNDPQFSQYFLNQSVFNPGYNGLDNALSATAQFRSQWMGIEGHPFIQDISVHSPVPLLHGGLGILLLNEEEGVLRNTFVSAGYAYHIRTNAGTFSIGVSGGAVQSSLDGSKLRAPDGNYIDGINHNDDILPGVMVSGIGPDFAAGIFFAGRKFTAGISANHLIPVDIKLDGTNSNLSMIFARQYYLQVAYFAPLGNTISIRPSLMVKSNGSYLQGEGDVVLTYNNFLWFGAGFRGYSNQTLDAIIGTVGIRIGENLRLGYSYDYTTSSLNSVSNGSHEVVINYRVNLIKPAKPGKIIYTPRF from the coding sequence TTGCAATTGGCTACCCGAGCGGTATCTGCCCAAAATGATCCTCAGTTTAGTCAATACTTTTTAAATCAAAGTGTTTTTAATCCGGGTTATAATGGTTTGGATAATGCTTTGAGTGCTACGGCCCAATTCAGAAGTCAATGGATGGGAATTGAAGGCCATCCATTTATTCAGGATATATCGGTTCACTCACCGGTACCCCTTTTGCATGGAGGATTAGGCATTCTTTTATTGAATGAAGAGGAAGGGGTGCTGCGCAATACTTTTGTAAGTGCAGGTTATGCTTATCATATCAGAACCAATGCAGGCACATTTTCTATTGGAGTCAGCGGAGGAGCAGTACAGTCATCTCTTGACGGATCAAAACTCAGAGCTCCGGATGGAAATTATATTGATGGAATAAATCACAATGATGATATACTTCCAGGCGTTATGGTGAGTGGAATAGGACCAGACTTTGCAGCAGGTATTTTTTTTGCAGGAAGAAAATTTACTGCAGGGATTTCTGCAAATCACCTCATACCTGTTGATATTAAGCTCGATGGCACAAATAGTAATCTTTCGATGATTTTCGCACGACAATATTATTTACAAGTAGCTTATTTTGCACCATTAGGAAATACAATCAGTATTCGGCCCTCTTTAATGGTGAAATCGAATGGATCCTATTTACAGGGGGAAGGTGATGTGGTATTAACCTATAACAATTTTCTTTGGTTTGGTGCAGGATTCAGAGGCTATAGCAATCAAACTTTGGATGCAATTATCGGAACTGTTGGAATACGAATTGGTGAAAATTTGCGTTTAGGATATTCTTATGATTATACTACTTCTTCGCTTAATTCCGTAAGCAATGGATCGCATGAAGTGGTCATTAATTACCGTGTAAATTTAATAAAGCCAGCAAAACCCGGAAAGATTATATACACGCCGCGATTTTAG
- a CDS encoding uroporphyrinogen-III synthase yields the protein MVEKNTSSKATEIPGNNQDKTLSVLSPKVNIQSILITQPRPDTERSPYFDLAKKHNIIIDFKPFIHLEGIAARDFRKFKINPASFNAVLFTSRGSVDQFFKLCDDLRAKISPDTKYYCMTEAIALYLQKYILFRKRKVFFGDGTFKGLTEIIEKHRDDERYLIPCSDTHKSDIADYLRKKKYEFAEAIIFKTVPLELIEKEIRKYDMVVFFAPVGVTAFKQNFPAFQQKNLLIGAFGPLTSQAIIVAGLRLDLQAPAPSAPSMTMAIDNFLSSKS from the coding sequence ATGGTAGAAAAGAATACCAGCAGCAAAGCAACAGAAATACCCGGCAATAATCAGGATAAAACATTAAGCGTTTTATCCCCAAAAGTCAATATCCAATCGATCTTGATTACTCAGCCACGTCCTGATACGGAAAGAAGTCCCTATTTCGATTTAGCTAAGAAACATAATATCATTATTGATTTTAAGCCCTTTATTCACCTTGAAGGAATTGCTGCCCGCGATTTCAGGAAATTTAAAATCAATCCGGCCAGTTTTAATGCAGTTTTGTTTACCAGCAGAGGCTCTGTAGACCAGTTTTTTAAACTATGCGATGATTTGCGGGCTAAGATTTCGCCAGATACAAAATACTACTGCATGACTGAAGCCATTGCGTTGTATTTGCAGAAATATATTCTCTTTCGCAAGAGAAAAGTATTTTTTGGTGATGGCACTTTTAAAGGATTAACTGAAATTATTGAAAAGCACCGTGATGATGAAAGGTATCTGATTCCTTGTTCGGATACTCATAAATCCGATATAGCTGATTACCTGCGAAAGAAAAAATATGAATTTGCGGAGGCAATTATTTTTAAGACTGTTCCGCTTGAACTTATTGAGAAAGAAATCAGGAAGTATGATATGGTCGTTTTTTTTGCACCTGTAGGTGTTACCGCATTTAAGCAAAACTTTCCCGCCTTTCAACAAAAAAATCTGCTCATCGGAGCATTCGGCCCTCTCACTTCTCAGGCAATTATTGTAGCGGGGCTACGTCTTGATCTGCAAGCTCCTGCGCCCTCAGCTCCTTCTATGACAATGGCAATTGATAATTTTTTGAGCTCGAAATCCTGA
- a CDS encoding DUF4271 domain-containing protein, with amino-acid sequence MKKHLPRYPIVLGIFFCILTGWLSGLSFAQDTINQREGNQDTNETWKQVKLSPRVARDLRLDSIKRVKTKLTFSQIIIFNQQLQDQFPSPIIQHIRGMRGYQNYEFKRLVKSDDWKFYLSMFLLALLALIRVVYDKEFDDLRSSFRNWSMRPQIIRELGTGISFGTVLLNFFSVLVIAFYVYLLLHRFNLSFAASDGVMVITVSIVTPILFSSRYLLLKSAASLLPFRKEITLFNFYELQINRIMGVILFPLVVLIAFSKDMISDYTWYVSYLVVLTFILMRYLKGLNIGIQYLGKYTFHFLLYICALEIAPILIIIRLIKNFGAIGVSI; translated from the coding sequence GTGAAGAAACATTTACCTCGTTATCCGATTGTTCTTGGAATATTCTTTTGCATTTTGACAGGATGGCTTTCAGGTTTATCATTTGCACAGGACACCATAAATCAAAGAGAGGGAAATCAAGACACTAATGAAACGTGGAAACAGGTTAAGCTATCTCCACGTGTGGCCCGGGATCTGAGGCTGGATTCGATAAAGAGGGTAAAAACCAAACTTACATTTTCTCAAATTATAATTTTTAACCAGCAACTTCAGGATCAGTTTCCATCTCCCATTATTCAGCATATCCGGGGTATGCGCGGATACCAGAATTACGAGTTTAAACGTCTTGTAAAAAGCGATGATTGGAAATTTTACCTGAGCATGTTTCTCCTTGCTTTACTTGCCTTAATCAGGGTGGTATATGATAAAGAATTTGACGACCTCCGGTCTTCTTTTCGAAATTGGAGCATGAGGCCTCAGATAATTCGTGAACTGGGTACGGGAATTTCATTTGGTACCGTGTTGTTAAATTTCTTTTCAGTGCTTGTAATAGCTTTTTACGTCTATTTATTATTACACCGCTTTAATTTATCCTTTGCTGCCTCTGACGGCGTAATGGTTATTACAGTATCTATAGTTACTCCGATATTATTTTCTTCGCGATATCTGCTGTTAAAATCGGCAGCATCGCTCCTGCCCTTTCGAAAAGAAATTACACTCTTTAATTTCTATGAACTTCAAATCAACCGTATAATGGGCGTTATTCTTTTTCCACTGGTAGTACTTATTGCATTCTCAAAAGATATGATAAGTGACTATACCTGGTATGTCTCTTATCTGGTTGTGCTTACCTTTATTTTGATGCGCTACCTTAAGGGTTTAAATATAGGAATTCAATACCTTGGCAAGTATACGTTCCACTTTTTGTTGTATATTTGCGCCCTCGAAATTGCACCTATACTTATCATTATACGCTTGATCAAAAACTTTGGTGCAATTGGAGTCTCTATTTAG